A genomic region of Alistipes megaguti contains the following coding sequences:
- a CDS encoding DUF4843 domain-containing protein, which produces MRINRYGWALAGAALSLGLGSCNETIQTYDGETGVYFAMLQSGSSEDNPRYDTSSSVPFALTHGATDSLFQLRVKIIGRVADYPRSFSYRVIAEESTAEEGADYTLPDAPCEVPAGEVYGYIPIHFYRQASLDGEERTLTLELQANENFSLPLTSWLPVNGTETVGTDVIRHTVTVSDKYVRLDGWSDMFYGTYSDKKIKLLCSVFGLTLADFLPDALSYVERKVLGQNFRRYLDAEAAAGRTVYEDYLDAEGNPVRMESGSDSAKQ; this is translated from the coding sequence ATGAGAATCAACAGATACGGATGGGCGTTGGCAGGTGCGGCCCTGTCGCTCGGACTGGGGTCGTGCAACGAGACCATCCAGACCTATGACGGAGAGACGGGAGTCTATTTTGCCATGCTGCAGTCGGGCAGCAGCGAGGACAACCCGCGTTACGACACATCGTCGAGTGTGCCGTTTGCCCTGACGCACGGCGCGACGGACTCGCTCTTCCAGCTGCGGGTGAAGATCATCGGACGGGTCGCCGACTATCCGCGGAGCTTCTCCTACCGGGTCATCGCGGAGGAGAGCACGGCCGAAGAGGGCGCCGACTATACGCTGCCCGACGCTCCGTGCGAGGTGCCGGCCGGCGAGGTTTACGGCTACATTCCGATCCACTTCTACCGCCAGGCGTCGCTCGACGGAGAGGAGCGGACGCTCACGCTCGAGTTGCAGGCCAACGAGAATTTCTCCCTGCCGCTGACCTCGTGGCTGCCGGTGAACGGCACCGAGACGGTCGGGACCGACGTCATCCGGCATACGGTGACGGTGAGCGACAAGTATGTGCGTCTGGACGGCTGGTCGGACATGTTCTACGGCACCTATTCGGACAAGAAGATCAAGCTTCTGTGTTCGGTCTTCGGGCTGACGCTGGCCGATTTTCTGCCCGATGCGCTGTCGTACGTCGAGCGCAAGGTGCTGGGTCAGAATTTCCGGCGCTATCTGGATGCGGAGGCGGCGGCCGGACGCACCGTCTATGAGGATTATCTGGATGCGGAGGGCAACCCCGTGAGGATGGAGTCGGGATCGGACTCCGCGAAGCAATGA
- a CDS encoding SusC/RagA family TonB-linked outer membrane protein, which translates to MMTGNVKNEKGEFVVGASVYVKSTPRVGVATDAKGEFCLRGIPAGKQTIVFTFVGMVPQEIEYANQRDLEVVLKEDATQVNEIVVTGIYSRDKNSFAGSATTYTGKELRAIGTKNVFQSLKTLEPALTIVENRAFGSDPNQLPDLEIRGKTSLVGDLTTEYDNTANQPLFILDGIEVEIAQIQNLSMDRIASVTVLKDAASAAIYGSKASNGVIVVETVKPEPGQLRVSYTADLRFEFPDLSDYNLMNASEKLQYEVLAGRYVGEDQDQLDELYNSRLAEVMRGVDTYWLSVPLRSVLNHSHSVYIDGGSDAMLYGVGLNYSDQKGIMKGSDKSIVGGNINLVYRTNKLIFSNDFSFDSVKSDREPVSFSAFAQANPYYRKYSEDGDIPEFLEPYSVAQEFIYNPLYQLKRVVNTDVTKDLGLRNNFTIIWRPVTSLQVRGRLSLNKSISRREAFKSPKHADFNGQSVKGSYLTEETDLMNYNGDATVTYGKLIGYHQINAVAGWSFSSRRQRDTGYEIFGFTSDMHQNPSFSEGFQQGDKPTYTDRNSRSTSFYVNGNYSYRNRYLVDVSLRMDGSSVFGSENLFTTTWAVGLGWNIHNEAWCKASWLNLLKLRFSVGNPGNQNFDAYTASGTYIYNSTYQTLFGTSAILEKFGNPDLKWQKTIDKNIGLDVDILDRVKFSVDFYHKNTDPLLAQIPVPPSVGTTRIYTNFGGQISKGFSGSMNVVVMKRQYLRWSVNGTFSQNRSEYRNIGNKLDFMNQKGSTTTFKRYYDGASPDDMWAVRSHGIDPATGREVFIRKDGSYTFKYDANDEVVVGSSVPTLEGVIGTSIFYKGFSASVNLRYSVGKEVFASALYNKVENISETALYYNLDRRALHDRWQKPGDVAKFKAISINDTTPMSSRFVLTENYISGESISVGYETAARWLHYIGAEGASFRFYMNDIFRLASFKEERGTDYPFSKSFSLSISLRF; encoded by the coding sequence ATGATGACGGGTAATGTCAAGAATGAAAAGGGCGAATTTGTGGTCGGGGCCTCGGTTTATGTAAAGTCGACCCCACGGGTCGGTGTCGCTACGGATGCCAAGGGCGAGTTCTGTCTGCGGGGAATTCCCGCCGGCAAGCAGACCATCGTCTTTACCTTTGTGGGTATGGTTCCCCAGGAGATCGAGTATGCGAACCAGCGTGATCTGGAGGTGGTGCTCAAGGAGGATGCCACGCAGGTCAACGAGATCGTGGTGACGGGTATCTACAGCCGCGACAAGAACAGTTTTGCCGGTTCGGCGACCACCTATACGGGCAAGGAGCTGCGGGCCATCGGTACGAAGAACGTCTTCCAGAGCCTCAAGACCCTGGAACCGGCCCTTACGATCGTCGAGAACCGCGCCTTCGGTTCCGACCCCAACCAGCTGCCCGATCTGGAGATCCGCGGCAAGACGAGTCTGGTGGGCGATCTGACCACCGAGTATGACAATACGGCCAACCAGCCGCTCTTCATTCTCGACGGTATCGAGGTGGAGATCGCCCAGATCCAGAACCTGAGCATGGACCGTATTGCCAGCGTGACGGTGCTCAAGGATGCCGCCTCGGCGGCCATCTACGGTTCGAAGGCCTCGAACGGCGTCATCGTCGTCGAGACGGTCAAGCCCGAACCCGGACAGCTCCGGGTCTCCTATACGGCCGACCTGCGCTTCGAGTTCCCCGATCTTTCGGACTACAACCTGATGAATGCCAGCGAGAAGCTCCAGTACGAGGTGCTTGCCGGGCGTTACGTGGGCGAGGACCAGGACCAGCTCGACGAACTCTACAATTCGCGTCTGGCCGAGGTGATGCGCGGCGTGGACACCTACTGGCTCTCGGTGCCGCTGCGGTCGGTGCTCAACCACTCGCACAGCGTCTACATCGACGGCGGAAGCGACGCCATGCTCTACGGCGTGGGTCTGAACTACAGCGACCAGAAGGGTATCATGAAGGGCTCCGACAAGAGCATCGTGGGCGGCAACATCAACCTGGTCTACCGCACCAACAAGCTGATCTTCTCGAACGACTTCAGCTTCGACTCGGTGAAGAGCGACCGCGAGCCGGTATCGTTCTCGGCCTTCGCCCAGGCCAACCCCTACTATCGGAAATACAGCGAGGACGGGGATATCCCGGAGTTTCTGGAGCCCTACTCCGTGGCCCAGGAGTTCATCTACAACCCGTTGTACCAGCTGAAGCGGGTGGTGAACACCGACGTGACGAAGGATCTGGGTCTTCGCAACAACTTTACGATCATCTGGCGCCCGGTCACCTCGCTGCAGGTTCGCGGACGTCTGTCGCTGAACAAGAGCATCTCGCGCCGCGAGGCCTTCAAGTCGCCCAAACATGCCGATTTCAACGGGCAGAGCGTCAAGGGTTCCTACCTGACCGAGGAGACCGACCTGATGAACTACAACGGCGATGCCACGGTGACCTACGGAAAACTGATCGGCTATCACCAGATCAATGCCGTGGCGGGCTGGAGTTTCAGTTCGCGCCGCCAGCGTGACACGGGCTACGAGATCTTCGGCTTCACGAGCGACATGCACCAGAACCCCTCCTTCTCGGAGGGCTTCCAGCAGGGTGACAAACCCACCTATACGGACCGCAACAGCCGCAGTACGAGTTTCTACGTGAACGGCAACTATTCGTACCGCAACCGTTATCTGGTGGACGTGAGCCTGCGTATGGACGGATCGTCGGTCTTCGGCTCGGAGAACCTCTTCACCACGACGTGGGCCGTCGGTCTGGGTTGGAACATCCACAACGAGGCGTGGTGCAAGGCCTCATGGCTCAATCTGCTGAAACTGCGCTTCTCGGTGGGTAACCCCGGCAACCAGAATTTCGACGCCTACACGGCTTCGGGCACCTATATATATAACTCGACCTACCAGACGCTGTTCGGGACCAGCGCCATTCTGGAGAAGTTCGGAAACCCGGATCTCAAGTGGCAGAAGACCATCGACAAGAACATCGGTCTGGATGTGGACATCCTCGACCGGGTGAAGTTCTCGGTGGATTTCTACCACAAGAACACCGACCCGCTGCTGGCCCAGATTCCGGTGCCGCCGTCGGTGGGAACGACGCGTATCTATACGAATTTCGGCGGTCAGATCTCGAAGGGTTTCTCGGGGAGCATGAACGTCGTGGTGATGAAGCGTCAGTACCTGCGCTGGAGCGTGAACGGCACCTTCAGCCAGAACCGCTCGGAGTACCGCAATATCGGCAACAAGCTGGATTTCATGAACCAGAAGGGAAGTACGACCACCTTCAAGCGCTACTACGACGGCGCGAGCCCCGACGACATGTGGGCGGTCCGTTCGCACGGCATCGACCCGGCCACGGGACGTGAGGTCTTCATCCGCAAGGACGGCAGCTATACGTTCAAGTACGACGCCAACGACGAGGTGGTGGTCGGATCGTCGGTCCCCACGCTCGAGGGCGTCATCGGCACGTCGATCTTCTACAAGGGCTTCTCGGCCAGCGTCAACCTGCGTTACAGCGTCGGAAAGGAGGTCTTCGCCTCGGCCCTCTACAACAAGGTGGAGAACATCTCGGAGACGGCCCTCTACTACAACCTCGACCGTCGGGCGCTGCACGACCGCTGGCAGAAACCGGGTGACGTGGCCAAGTTCAAGGCGATCAGTATCAACGATACGACCCCGATGTCGTCGCGGTTCGTGCTGACGGAGAACTACATCTCCGGCGAGTCGATCTCGGTGGGTTACGAGACGGCGGCGCGGTGGCTTCACTACATCGGTGCGGAGGGCGCCTCGTTCCGCTTCTACATGAACGACATCTTCCGCCTGGCCTCCTTCAAGGAGGAGCGCGGTACGGATTACCCCTTCTCGAAAAGTTTTTCCCTGTCGATCAGCCTTCGTTTCTGA
- a CDS encoding glycoside hydrolase family 97 protein — protein MKKKLHLLLATLTAVAALSSCTHNTLVTSPDGRIRAQLSLDERGVPALRIDVDGSPLLEAPRLGLEADGLNLASGFTVEHVERQSLDVTWTQPWGENRRIRDHHNETAVTMQNPEGVALTVRVRLFDDGLGFRYEYRTPADSLRITDEHTTLRFAQDGLSWSIDGSYETYELPYREQPLSAVERANTPFTFHLGELYGSIHEAALYDFPEMHLLREDPLSFKAELTPLPDGVKARVKGCFVTPWRTLQIGRRAVDLINSALILNLNEPSKIDDTSWIRPQKYVGVWWGMHLGTQVWTQGPRHGATTKNALRHIDFAAANNIQGVLFEGWNRGWENWGGNQQFDYVEPYADFDLERIARYARDKGVELWMHNETGGNIPDYEAQMERAMKRYAELGIHTLKTGYAGGFRDGYFHHSQYGVQHYQRVVELAARYGIMLDVHEPIKETGIRRTWPNMMTREGARGMEWNAWSEGNSSEYLCTLPFVRLLSGPMDYTPGIFDIYYDRAKADPGRIQWNGDNSRCSIKTTLARQIANWVIIYSPLQMAADLIENYEGHPAFRFFRDFDADCDWSEALQGEIGDWIVVARRAGERYFLGAGTNAEARTVVQPLRFLRPGVTYTARIYADDPASELRTAYRIEERQLTSADSLRIVMAPDGGCAVTFEPLGK, from the coding sequence ATGAAGAAAAAACTGCACCTCCTTCTGGCAACGCTCACCGCAGTGGCCGCCCTCTCATCCTGTACGCACAACACCCTGGTCACCTCCCCCGATGGCCGCATCCGGGCTCAACTCTCGCTCGACGAACGGGGAGTCCCCGCCCTAAGGATCGACGTCGACGGGAGCCCGCTTCTCGAAGCCCCGCGGCTGGGGCTCGAGGCCGACGGACTCAACCTTGCCTCGGGATTTACGGTCGAACACGTCGAGCGGCAGTCGCTCGACGTGACCTGGACACAGCCCTGGGGCGAAAACCGCCGGATCCGCGACCATCACAACGAAACGGCCGTGACGATGCAGAATCCCGAAGGGGTCGCACTCACCGTGCGCGTGCGTCTGTTCGACGACGGACTGGGATTCCGCTACGAATACCGCACGCCGGCCGACTCGCTCCGAATCACCGACGAACACACGACACTCCGTTTTGCACAGGACGGCCTCTCGTGGAGCATCGACGGCAGCTATGAAACCTACGAACTCCCCTATCGCGAGCAGCCTCTGTCGGCCGTCGAACGGGCCAACACCCCCTTCACGTTCCACCTCGGCGAACTCTACGGTTCGATCCACGAGGCGGCGCTCTACGACTTTCCCGAGATGCATCTGCTGCGCGAGGATCCGCTCTCGTTCAAGGCCGAACTGACCCCGCTGCCCGACGGCGTGAAGGCCCGCGTCAAGGGGTGTTTCGTCACCCCGTGGCGGACGTTGCAGATCGGCCGCCGGGCCGTCGATCTGATCAATTCGGCGCTGATCCTGAATCTGAACGAGCCCTCAAAGATCGACGACACCTCGTGGATCCGGCCCCAGAAGTACGTCGGCGTCTGGTGGGGCATGCACCTCGGCACGCAGGTCTGGACCCAGGGCCCGCGCCACGGCGCCACGACCAAGAATGCCCTGCGCCACATCGACTTCGCCGCCGCGAACAACATCCAGGGCGTGCTGTTCGAGGGTTGGAACCGCGGCTGGGAGAACTGGGGCGGAAACCAGCAGTTCGACTACGTGGAACCCTACGCCGATTTCGATCTGGAGCGCATCGCCCGCTACGCACGTGACAAGGGCGTCGAACTCTGGATGCACAACGAGACCGGAGGCAACATCCCCGACTACGAGGCTCAGATGGAACGGGCCATGAAGCGTTATGCCGAACTGGGCATCCACACCCTCAAGACGGGTTATGCCGGCGGATTCAGGGACGGATACTTCCACCATTCGCAATACGGCGTGCAGCACTACCAGCGCGTCGTGGAGCTGGCCGCCAGGTACGGCATCATGCTCGACGTCCACGAGCCGATCAAGGAGACCGGCATCCGCCGCACGTGGCCCAACATGATGACCCGCGAAGGGGCCCGCGGCATGGAGTGGAACGCCTGGTCCGAGGGCAACTCTTCGGAGTATCTCTGCACGCTGCCCTTCGTGCGGCTGCTGAGCGGCCCGATGGACTACACGCCCGGCATCTTCGACATCTACTACGACCGCGCCAAGGCCGATCCGGGACGCATCCAGTGGAACGGCGACAACTCCCGCTGCTCGATCAAGACGACGCTCGCCCGCCAGATCGCCAACTGGGTGATCATCTACTCACCGCTGCAGATGGCCGCCGATCTGATCGAAAACTACGAGGGGCATCCGGCCTTCCGCTTCTTCCGCGACTTCGACGCCGACTGTGACTGGTCCGAGGCACTGCAGGGCGAGATCGGCGACTGGATCGTCGTGGCCCGCCGCGCCGGCGAACGCTACTTCCTCGGCGCCGGCACCAATGCCGAGGCACGGACCGTCGTCCAGCCCCTCCGGTTCCTCCGACCCGGGGTGACCTACACGGCCCGCATCTACGCCGACGACCCCGCCTCGGAGCTCCGCACCGCCTATCGCATCGAGGAGCGGCAGCTGACCTCGGCCGATTCGCTGCGCATCGTCATGGCCCCCGACGGAGGGTGTGCCGTGACCTTCGAGCCCCTCGGCAAATAG
- a CDS encoding PKD-like family lipoprotein — translation MKNLGLLLCMGLLSLVGCYGDKGNYDYHDINEIIIGARGFEGTDYRLRSGIDVLQITPDIRATQDPDLTGDYSYEWVVVGQVRNPGVRTTIARTRNLDYAVELPSDDYELVLRVTDPSTGLMFNRTTKLSVSTAYTRGWLVAAQGESQNTVVDMISISRDTLIQRNVVKGDTPHKGPLGIWCDNNEYTSLEHGRIYLLTSEGSFLYDRETFSTDDYTVMRNYFANPDYLTSTATTDMIQIDDKLRIFLVDGYAYVYDISSVNTGFFGNPVNRYSDSYTYFRIGDRLAYNVSGGSGAGAITTVMLYNDDDKRFCYLLRNDETLRNAADTESDLAFYPWKTGLDYVTTINSRFLSGQSATILHDPSTDRYAIYTYSCLRSGPSKGSRYDMDPSVPVSQVGSWCMTSQHGYLLYSVGSVLYGYDFRNGRAPVELFDYSPAQITLVHGDIYTVAEGDRDYLYVCTYEPGVPGSGRIRKYGVADTADRIELTADKHADWSGFESIRSLWFKEL, via the coding sequence ATGAAAAATCTCGGACTGTTATTGTGCATGGGGCTTTTGTCGCTCGTCGGCTGTTACGGCGACAAGGGCAACTACGACTATCACGACATCAATGAAATCATCATCGGCGCCCGGGGCTTCGAGGGTACCGACTACCGCCTGCGTTCGGGCATCGACGTGCTGCAGATAACGCCGGATATCCGTGCGACGCAGGATCCCGACCTGACGGGGGATTACTCCTACGAATGGGTGGTTGTCGGTCAGGTGCGCAATCCGGGGGTGCGGACGACGATCGCCCGCACGCGGAATCTGGACTATGCGGTCGAGCTTCCGAGTGACGATTATGAGCTGGTGCTGCGGGTCACGGACCCCTCGACGGGTCTGATGTTCAACCGCACGACGAAGCTGTCGGTCAGCACGGCCTATACGCGCGGATGGCTGGTCGCCGCGCAGGGCGAGTCGCAGAATACGGTGGTCGACATGATCTCGATCAGCCGCGACACGCTGATCCAGCGCAACGTCGTCAAGGGGGATACGCCTCACAAGGGTCCGCTGGGGATCTGGTGCGACAACAACGAGTACACCTCGCTGGAGCATGGGCGCATCTATCTGTTGACGAGCGAGGGGTCGTTCCTCTACGACCGGGAGACCTTCTCGACGGACGACTACACCGTCATGCGGAACTACTTCGCCAACCCCGACTACCTGACCTCGACGGCTACGACGGACATGATCCAGATCGACGACAAGCTGCGGATCTTCCTGGTCGACGGCTATGCCTACGTCTATGACATCTCATCGGTCAATACGGGATTCTTCGGCAATCCGGTGAACCGTTACTCGGACAGCTACACCTATTTCCGCATCGGCGACCGCCTGGCCTACAACGTGAGCGGCGGAAGCGGTGCCGGGGCCATCACGACGGTGATGCTGTACAACGACGACGACAAGCGCTTCTGCTACCTGCTGCGCAACGACGAGACGCTGCGCAATGCCGCCGATACGGAGTCGGATCTGGCCTTCTACCCGTGGAAGACGGGCCTCGACTACGTCACGACGATCAATTCGCGCTTCCTGTCGGGACAGTCGGCGACGATCCTTCACGATCCGTCGACGGACCGTTATGCGATCTATACCTATTCGTGCCTGCGTTCGGGTCCGAGCAAGGGTTCGCGTTACGACATGGATCCGTCGGTGCCGGTGTCACAGGTCGGCAGCTGGTGCATGACCTCGCAGCACGGTTACCTGCTCTATTCGGTGGGGAGCGTGCTCTACGGCTACGATTTCCGCAACGGGCGGGCTCCGGTGGAGCTGTTCGACTACTCGCCGGCGCAGATCACGCTCGTCCACGGCGACATCTACACGGTGGCCGAGGGCGACCGCGACTACCTCTATGTCTGCACCTACGAGCCGGGTGTACCGGGCAGCGGGCGGATCCGCAAGTACGGGGTGGCGGATACGGCGGACCGGATCGAACTGACGGCCGACAAACATGCCGACTGGTCGGGTTTCGAATCCATCCGGTCGCTGTGGTTCAAGGAACTTTAA
- a CDS encoding RagB/SusD family nutrient uptake outer membrane protein produces the protein MKKNMRYLLLALPLLFGGCKAWLTIDSTDRIMETTLFESEEGFFTALNGIYAELPQSSLYGQSLVTTTFDVQAQYFDTTQPSTHTFNTLGAYTAEARKNAVSGIWSKAYFVIANINKILEHCESNRDVLSDKAYHIIRGEMLGMRAMLHFELLRIFGPIFSESPARISIPYRESSELVVTELLPANEVVDRINRDLTDALSELADWDPVRTEGRLNSEATSGSNRYRYRHTRFNYFAAMALQARVALYVGDRETAGRLAVEVIDQAGEFFPFASREDVTGQTAVGVATQNSEDRIFSSEILFAVVNSKRTTDIYDRYFSNKLERANLLTMDDLAVHNLYDSESDLRSYQWQTLKNTEGVDQRFFVKYGQVQDIEQGYASLLPVIRMAEMYLIAAECEADKTKGYEWLNALRVARKASSLPATGSLSNDLQDEYIREFVGEGQLFWYYKRLRKTSIRRIYRSDGAYMDFDPANYLFALPEDEQSHHNQ, from the coding sequence ATGAAAAAGAACATGAGATATCTGCTGTTGGCCCTGCCGCTGCTCTTCGGAGGCTGCAAGGCGTGGCTGACCATCGATTCGACGGACCGCATCATGGAGACGACCCTCTTCGAGAGTGAGGAGGGCTTCTTCACGGCGCTCAACGGCATCTATGCCGAACTGCCGCAGTCGAGTCTCTACGGGCAGTCGCTGGTAACCACGACGTTCGACGTCCAGGCCCAGTATTTCGACACGACGCAGCCTTCGACCCACACCTTCAACACGCTGGGGGCCTATACGGCCGAGGCGCGCAAGAATGCCGTTTCGGGCATCTGGAGCAAGGCCTACTTCGTCATCGCCAACATCAACAAGATCCTCGAGCATTGCGAAAGCAACCGGGACGTGCTCTCCGACAAGGCCTACCACATCATCCGGGGCGAGATGCTGGGCATGCGGGCGATGCTTCATTTCGAGCTGCTGCGGATCTTCGGCCCGATCTTTTCGGAGTCTCCGGCGCGGATCTCGATCCCCTACCGGGAGAGCAGCGAACTGGTGGTCACCGAGCTGCTGCCGGCCAACGAGGTGGTCGACCGCATCAACCGGGACCTCACGGATGCCCTTTCCGAGCTGGCCGACTGGGATCCGGTCCGCACGGAGGGTCGGCTCAACAGCGAGGCGACCTCGGGATCGAACCGCTACCGGTACCGCCACACGCGGTTCAACTATTTTGCCGCCATGGCCCTTCAGGCCCGGGTGGCGCTCTACGTGGGTGACCGGGAGACGGCCGGACGTCTGGCCGTCGAGGTGATCGACCAGGCCGGGGAGTTCTTCCCGTTCGCCTCGCGCGAGGATGTCACCGGACAGACGGCCGTCGGCGTGGCGACGCAGAACTCCGAGGACCGGATCTTCTCGTCGGAGATCCTCTTTGCGGTGGTCAACTCGAAGCGGACGACCGACATCTACGACCGTTACTTCTCGAACAAGCTCGAACGTGCGAACCTGCTGACGATGGACGATCTGGCGGTCCACAACCTCTACGACTCGGAGAGCGACCTGCGCAGCTACCAGTGGCAGACGCTCAAGAATACCGAAGGGGTCGACCAGCGCTTCTTCGTCAAGTACGGCCAGGTGCAGGACATCGAGCAGGGATATGCCTCGCTGCTGCCGGTGATTCGCATGGCGGAGATGTACCTGATTGCCGCCGAGTGCGAGGCGGACAAGACGAAGGGCTACGAGTGGCTCAATGCGCTGCGTGTGGCCCGCAAGGCGTCGAGTCTGCCGGCGACGGGTTCGCTGTCGAACGATCTGCAGGACGAGTACATCCGCGAGTTCGTCGGCGAGGGCCAGCTGTTCTGGTACTACAAGCGGCTGCGCAAGACCTCGATCCGGCGGATCTACCGCAGCGACGGCGCCTACATGGATTTCGATCCGGCCAATTACCTCTTTGCCCTGCCCGAGGACGAGCAGTCGCATCACAATCAATAA